In Candidatus Cohnella colombiensis, one DNA window encodes the following:
- a CDS encoding HU family DNA-binding protein, producing the protein MNKTDLINNIAEKSGLTKKDVESVLNGFLGEVTDALASGDKVQLIGFGTFETRSRSGRVGRNPQSGQPIEIPASKVPAFKAGNKLKDAVK; encoded by the coding sequence ATGAACAAAACCGACCTGATCAACAACATCGCAGAGAAAAGCGGACTTACTAAGAAAGATGTAGAATCCGTATTGAATGGCTTCCTTGGTGAAGTTACTGACGCTCTTGCAAGTGGCGACAAAGTACAACTAATTGGCTTTGGTACGTTCGAAACTCGCAGCCGTTCAGGCCGCGTAGGTCGCAACCCGCAATCTGGCCAACCGATTGAAATTCCAGCATCCAAAGTTCCTGCATTCAAAGCAGGAAACAAATTGAAGGACGCAGTTAAGTAA
- a CDS encoding RNA-binding S4 domain-containing protein — MRLDKFLKVSRLIKRRTVAKDVSDQGRVLLNGKEAKPSTDVKVGDTLEIQFGQRTLTVQIERLSESNRKEEVAGMYTVLKEEARKRDNEEPFL, encoded by the coding sequence ATGCGCCTCGATAAGTTTTTGAAGGTGTCGCGGCTCATTAAGCGCCGCACCGTCGCGAAGGACGTGTCCGATCAAGGGCGCGTCCTTCTCAATGGTAAAGAGGCTAAGCCGAGTACCGATGTCAAAGTTGGAGACACGCTGGAAATCCAATTTGGGCAACGTACGTTGACGGTTCAGATCGAACGATTGAGTGAATCTAACCGCAAGGAAGAAGTCGCGGGCATGTATACGGTGCTCAAGGAAGAAGCGAGAAAAAGAGACAATGAAGAGCCTTTTCTGTGA